One genomic region from Campylobacter sp. RM5004 encodes:
- a CDS encoding cation:dicarboxylase symporter family transporter — MRKYLKSLIFWVIVGLILGIVVGAMPPIKIESLGIENLAIWSKVFIDMFIKALKLLIGPIIFVMIILGIVGLGDIKKIGGIGVKAVIYFEVVSTLALIVGIFMAKVMQPGVGMNLDVNALDASSVDKYIKASQGEQAGFWGVIKGAIPQDIVSPFTDGKTLQVLFIALFTAFIVITLKEQDREYIKKALEVFQAFVFKILTLVMYFSPFATFGAMAYLISKFGLSSLVNMGYLLFVMLTACCVFIFGVLGVICYFAKINIFKFIRFIAKELLIVFTTSSSESALLPLMKKLEKAGIDKSCVGLVLPTGYSFNLDCTNIYLAMAVIFLAQAFNIDITLWQEITILLILMVTSKGAVGVTGSGFIVLAGTLSSLGDNLIPVATITVLLGVDKFMSEMRACGNLCGNSVACLIVAIWNKQIDMEKFRYALDHPNDYKIQD; from the coding sequence ATGAGAAAATATTTAAAAAGTCTTATTTTTTGGGTTATCGTTGGATTAATCCTTGGAATTGTTGTAGGTGCTATGCCTCCTATTAAAATAGAAAGCTTAGGTATTGAAAATTTAGCAATATGGTCAAAAGTTTTTATTGATATGTTTATTAAAGCCTTAAAGCTGTTAATAGGACCTATTATATTTGTTATGATTATTTTAGGAATTGTAGGACTTGGAGATATTAAAAAAATCGGCGGTATTGGTGTTAAAGCTGTAATTTATTTTGAAGTAGTAAGTACTTTAGCTCTAATAGTAGGTATTTTTATGGCTAAAGTTATGCAACCTGGTGTTGGAATGAATCTTGATGTAAATGCGCTTGATGCAAGTAGTGTTGATAAGTATATTAAAGCTTCTCAAGGAGAGCAAGCAGGTTTTTGGGGTGTTATAAAAGGAGCTATTCCGCAAGACATAGTAAGCCCATTTACAGATGGCAAGACCTTGCAAGTATTATTTATCGCTTTATTTACTGCATTTATTGTAATCACTCTAAAAGAGCAAGATAGAGAATATATCAAAAAAGCTTTAGAAGTATTTCAAGCATTTGTATTCAAAATCTTAACATTAGTTATGTATTTTAGCCCATTTGCAACATTTGGTGCTATGGCTTATCTAATTTCAAAATTTGGTTTAAGCTCACTTGTAAATATGGGATATTTATTGTTCGTAATGCTTACAGCTTGTTGTGTTTTTATATTCGGAGTTTTAGGAGTGATTTGCTATTTTGCGAAAATAAATATATTTAAGTTCATTAGATTTATTGCAAAAGAGCTTTTAATAGTATTTACAACTAGCTCAAGTGAGAGTGCATTATTACCACTTATGAAAAAATTAGAAAAGGCAGGGATTGATAAAAGCTGTGTAGGTTTAGTTTTACCTACTGGATATAGCTTCAACCTAGATTGCACTAATATTTATTTAGCAATGGCTGTAATTTTCTTAGCACAAGCGTTTAATATAGATATTACACTTTGGCAAGAAATCACAATATTACTTATTTTAATGGTTACAAGTAAGGGTGCTGTTGGGGTTACTGGAAGTGGCTTTATCGTTCTTGCTGGAACTCTTAGCTCTTTAGGAGATAATTTAATTCCTGTGGCTACAATCACCGTTTTACTTGGAGTTGATAAGTTTATGAGTGAAATGAGAGCCTGTGGAAATCTTTGCGGAAACTCAGTAGCTTGTCTAATAGTGGCTATTTGGAATAAACAAATTGATATGGAAAAATTCCGCTACGCATTAGATCATCCGAATGATTACAAAATCCAAGATTAA
- a CDS encoding cysteine peptidase family C39 domain-containing protein: MAKILIFFILLTNLYAEFAVKSYKEFKNESVVRQSYEESCGASSIATLLNLTNIKRFSEKDILEVLDKNTNMLSFNELNNALNKLGFYAKAYKLNRIIFEQIFTPFIVKIENDPRFPHFVVVNNIKGDFVKVYDPSFGEYLSSKKEFYSVWDKDGLGGYALIIKPNITKEIELNLPRPSQIK; this comes from the coding sequence ATGGCAAAAATTTTAATATTTTTTATACTGCTTACTAATCTTTATGCTGAGTTTGCAGTAAAGTCTTATAAAGAATTTAAAAACGAATCAGTAGTAAGACAAAGCTATGAAGAATCTTGTGGGGCAAGTAGCATAGCGACCTTGCTAAATCTAACAAATATCAAGCGTTTTAGCGAAAAAGATATTTTAGAAGTTTTAGATAAAAATACTAATATGCTAAGTTTTAATGAATTAAACAATGCCTTAAACAAGCTTGGCTTTTATGCAAAAGCTTATAAACTAAATCGCATTATATTTGAGCAAATATTTACGCCTTTTATAGTAAAGATTGAAAACGATCCTAGATTCCCACATTTTGTAGTGGTAAATAATATTAAAGGAGATTTTGTAAAAGTATATGATCCAAGCTTTGGCGAATATCTAAGCTCTAAAAAAGAATTTTATAGCGTATGGGATAAAGATGGTTTGGGTGGTTATGCTCTAATAATAAAGCCAAATATTACAAAAGAAATAGAACTAAATCTACCACGCCCAAGTCAAATAAAATAA
- a CDS encoding DASS family sodium-coupled anion symporter encodes MKRAISIIALIIIPFLFAFVLPCPNGLSEAAWVMFGIYLAAVLGLVFKPIPNSMVLITAVAGTALFMGKYLGSAKEATKQALSGYASATTWIIVSAFALSIAFTKTGLGKRWAYFLIGKLGKTTLRLGYVTAFLDLIVSPATPSNTARAGGIVFPIVNSIAQSLSKDKVETENRVGAFLACNAYMSTKMTSFIFATAMAGNMLVIGYSNDILGTSLNWGNWAVAMIVPGIVCLLVIPFIVYIFVRPDIKTIDNVAIAKQGLEELGEMKRSEKMLVLIFILALLGWSVPSLASSLFNYKIDIDATAVAVGAMSLSVLLGVLKFEDIAGSKECIGTLFWFGGIMSLSSMMNKLGFFKWLGTFIESNMNLNLSPLLVLILIGFISIIVRYLYASATVFITTLLPVLFLIGKSAGVDPYLLAFLLITTNSYGGALTHFGGPAASVIFGAGYNTVKEWWITGFVVAMVSYVLCLAVGLPYWGLLGH; translated from the coding sequence ATGAAACGAGCAATTTCTATTATTGCATTAATCATTATTCCATTTTTATTTGCTTTTGTGCTTCCTTGCCCAAATGGTCTTAGCGAAGCTGCATGGGTAATGTTTGGAATATATCTTGCTGCTGTTTTAGGTCTTGTATTTAAGCCTATTCCTAATTCAATGGTGCTAATTACTGCTGTTGCAGGAACTGCACTTTTTATGGGTAAATATTTAGGCTCAGCTAAAGAAGCTACTAAACAAGCTTTAAGCGGTTATGCTAGTGCTACTACTTGGATTATTGTTTCTGCTTTTGCTTTAAGCATTGCCTTTACTAAGACAGGTCTTGGTAAAAGATGGGCTTATTTTTTAATAGGTAAGCTTGGTAAAACTACTTTAAGACTTGGTTATGTTACGGCGTTTTTAGATTTAATAGTATCTCCAGCAACTCCTTCAAATACTGCAAGAGCTGGTGGTATAGTGTTTCCTATCGTAAATTCAATTGCACAATCTTTATCAAAAGATAAGGTAGAAACAGAAAATAGAGTAGGTGCATTCTTAGCTTGTAATGCTTATATGAGCACTAAGATGACTTCGTTTATTTTCGCTACTGCAATGGCTGGAAATATGCTTGTTATAGGTTATTCAAACGATATTTTAGGAACTAGCCTAAATTGGGGAAATTGGGCTGTTGCTATGATAGTTCCTGGTATTGTGTGTTTATTAGTAATTCCTTTTATTGTTTATATTTTTGTTCGCCCTGATATTAAGACAATAGATAATGTTGCTATTGCTAAACAAGGTTTAGAAGAGTTAGGAGAGATGAAAAGAAGTGAAAAAATGCTTGTTTTAATCTTTATTCTTGCTTTACTTGGTTGGTCTGTTCCATCGCTTGCAAGCTCTTTATTTAACTATAAAATAGATATAGATGCAACTGCTGTTGCTGTTGGTGCGATGAGCTTATCTGTTTTATTAGGTGTTTTAAAGTTTGAAGATATCGCAGGTTCAAAAGAATGTATCGGAACGCTATTTTGGTTCGGTGGTATTATGTCGCTATCAAGTATGATGAATAAACTAGGGTTTTTTAAATGGCTTGGAACATTTATTGAATCTAATATGAACTTAAACCTAAGCCCTTTACTTGTGCTAATATTAATAGGATTTATTAGTATAATCGTAAGATATTTATATGCTTCTGCAACTGTGTTTATCACAACGCTTTTACCTGTGTTGTTTTTAATAGGTAAGAGTGCTGGAGTTGATCCTTATTTATTAGCGTTTTTATTAATTACTACAAACTCTTATGGTGGAGCATTAACTCACTTTGGTGGCCCTGCTGCTTCAGTTATTTTTGGTGCTGGCTATAACACTGTTAAAGAATGGTGGATAACAGGATTTGTAGTTGCTATGGTATCTTATGTATTATGTCTTGCTGTAGGACTTCCATACTGGGGTCTTTTAGGACATTAA
- a CDS encoding rhodanese-like domain-containing protein produces MNTNISAKEIDLNKHLIVDIRTIEEINELSIKNTHLYPIDFNTAKEDEVKSYFEKLYKESDKALVIMCRSGARSSMLCEFLNQEEKIAYNLMGGIIAMCQNYPEMIKN; encoded by the coding sequence ATGAATACAAACATTAGCGCAAAAGAAATTGACCTAAATAAGCATTTAATAGTAGATATTAGAACTATTGAAGAAATAAATGAATTAAGCATTAAAAATACTCATTTGTATCCGATAGATTTTAATACAGCCAAAGAAGATGAAGTAAAGAGCTATTTTGAAAAATTATACAAAGAAAGTGATAAAGCTTTGGTGATTATGTGTAGAAGTGGTGCTAGAAGTAGTATGTTGTGCGAATTCTTAAACCAAGAAGAAAAAATAGCTTATAATTTAATGGGTGGAATAATAGCAATGTGTCAAAATTACCCAGAAATGATAAAAAATTAA
- a CDS encoding FecR family protein: MKKLILLLSVITLSYASIGKISAIRGDAVVISNGSEIQAVLNQELEESDIIKTGNNARLQIIFNDNTVTTLGKNTSLEIKQYLLDGKNSKVNLVVDEGSFKVITGEISKLARKNFSLKAQTATIGIRGTVFVGEVGFNVNKLACLQGAIDVKLGNKTSLINSGKQISFKDTKVIKIENLKANDFSLTKANIIQEKQEVIQEKKEEKQSQNKVSSITLSSDIKAQNPNSNSNNAIKLEEQTIKEEIIADNLENYLDNKLDNENKEENGNTKPIIPINPSKPINDKYFTHADTKNFYYSSNANLNDGSIKKDAAELNVKKGNLNIYSQTTNGSNTTDFKKINIYGNQYVNISKTTDNANAIKNTQHTILVPTTSKLDGNSNYVLNSEHSSFYYSANKEELKAHILGDRFEMLKDTGNNFIDLSKNWVEFEKYLSEKNKDFFSSVDVNKDFYYHNSLESIRLSLINPSITYYFANNYSSKKLYADLKYANKIYYTESNASGEYYMSKEFAINNKTISPIDGSGPLNINANASGSSGNATLKLEADKKYADFSFSNLIKETILASSSDSKSVHELNKTQFDKHVNKYKEKYFAADDDKNFYYSGQGSSIKLNPVKQSVDSYIVYNAGLGDIFRITFDKNFGDATYIQRSNGTVLGVYDTQKYDINNIKSASNDYSLQVESKQSSDYIFQLNADKIGAELKGSLVIQGKKFNVNSDRLQHVDDPTGYKLIKDTYEKAYKQKK; this comes from the coding sequence ATGAAAAAACTCATTTTGTTATTAAGTGTAATAACACTAAGCTATGCAAGTATAGGTAAAATCTCAGCAATTAGAGGAGATGCAGTAGTTATTTCAAATGGTTCTGAAATACAAGCTGTATTAAATCAAGAATTAGAAGAAAGCGATATTATAAAAACAGGTAATAACGCAAGATTACAAATAATATTCAATGATAACACGGTAACAACTTTAGGAAAAAATACAAGCTTAGAAATAAAGCAGTATTTATTAGATGGAAAAAATTCTAAAGTTAATTTAGTGGTAGATGAAGGAAGCTTTAAAGTAATTACAGGAGAAATCTCAAAACTTGCAAGAAAAAATTTCTCTTTAAAAGCACAAACAGCAACTATTGGTATTAGAGGAACAGTATTTGTTGGAGAAGTTGGATTTAATGTAAATAAATTAGCTTGCTTACAAGGTGCAATTGATGTTAAGTTAGGAAATAAAACTTCACTAATTAATTCAGGAAAACAAATAAGCTTTAAAGATACAAAAGTAATTAAAATAGAAAATTTAAAAGCAAATGATTTTTCTTTAACAAAAGCTAATATTATTCAAGAAAAACAAGAAGTAATTCAAGAGAAAAAAGAAGAAAAACAAAGCCAAAACAAAGTAAGTAGTATTACTCTTAGCTCAGACATTAAAGCTCAAAATCCGAATTCAAATTCTAATAATGCAATTAAATTAGAAGAACAAACTATAAAAGAAGAAATAATTGCAGATAATTTAGAAAATTATTTAGATAATAAATTAGATAATGAAAATAAAGAAGAAAATGGAAATACCAAACCTATAATTCCTATAAATCCTAGCAAACCTATAAATGATAAATATTTCACACATGCAGATACTAAAAATTTTTATTATTCATCTAATGCGAATTTAAACGATGGAAGCATAAAAAAAGATGCTGCGGAATTAAATGTTAAAAAAGGCAATTTAAATATTTATTCTCAAACAACAAATGGTTCTAATACAACTGATTTTAAAAAGATAAATATTTACGGAAACCAGTATGTGAATATTTCAAAAACAACAGATAATGCAAACGCTATTAAGAATACTCAACATACTATATTAGTTCCTACGACTTCTAAACTTGATGGAAATAGCAATTATGTTTTAAATTCTGAACATAGTTCGTTTTATTACAGCGCAAACAAAGAAGAATTAAAGGCACACATATTAGGCGATAGATTTGAAATGTTAAAAGATACAGGAAATAATTTTATTGATTTGAGTAAAAATTGGGTTGAATTTGAAAAGTATCTTTCTGAAAAAAATAAAGATTTCTTTAGTTCAGTTGATGTAAATAAGGATTTTTATTACCACAATAGTTTGGAATCAATTCGCTTAAGTTTAATAAATCCTTCTATTACTTATTATTTTGCAAACAATTACAGTAGTAAAAAACTATATGCAGACTTAAAATATGCAAATAAAATATACTATACAGAATCAAACGCTTCTGGAGAATATTATATGAGTAAAGAATTTGCTATAAATAATAAAACAATTTCTCCTATTGATGGTTCAGGTCCTTTGAACATAAATGCTAATGCTAGTGGTAGTAGTGGAAATGCTACATTAAAATTAGAAGCTGATAAAAAGTATGCTGATTTTTCTTTTTCTAATTTAATTAAAGAAACCATACTTGCTTCTTCAAGCGATTCAAAAAGCGTTCATGAGTTAAATAAAACTCAATTTGATAAACATGTTAATAAATATAAAGAAAAATATTTTGCCGCAGATGATGATAAAAACTTTTATTATTCAGGTCAGGGTAGTTCAATCAAATTAAACCCTGTAAAACAATCAGTTGATAGCTATATTGTTTATAATGCTGGTCTTGGCGATATATTTAGAATTACTTTTGATAAGAATTTCGGAGATGCTACTTATATACAAAGAAGTAATGGCACGGTTTTAGGCGTATATGATACTCAAAAATACGATATAAATAATATAAAATCAGCATCAAACGATTATTCATTACAAGTAGAAAGTAAGCAATCAAGTGATTATATCTTCCAACTAAACGCAGATAAAATTGGAGCGGAATTAAAAGGTAGTTTGGTAATACAAGGTAAAAAATTTAATGTAAATTCAGATAGATTGCAGCACGTAGATGATCCGACTGGTTACAAATTAATAAAAGATACCTACGAAAAAGCATATAAACAGAAAAAATAG